The following nucleotide sequence is from Alphaproteobacteria bacterium.
GCGCTTGCGTGGCGGCGACGTAGCCGAGCCGCTCGGCATTGCTGATATCCACACGGCCCCGGCAGGCGATGTCCTGGATCAAAAAAAGCGGCCGATTCTTAGCCTGCATATAGAGGCGGCCCAGATACTCGCCCATCACACCAAGAACAACCATTTGTACGCTGCCCAGCACGAGCACAACGGCCATCAGGCTGGTCCAGCCACGAACCGTGTCGCCGCTCAACCAAGCAATTAAGATATAGGCGACAAGAAGAGCACCCAATCCGCCCAGCGCGACCCCGATTTGGCTAGCGAAGCGTAACGGTTGAATCGAAAAGCCGGTAATGGCGTCGAAGGCGAATCGCATCATCTTTCGAATCGGATAACTCGTCGCGCCGGCAAATCGCTCCTCGCGGTCGTAGGACAGCGCCGTCTGGGCGAAGCCAATCCAGCTCACCATTCCGCGCACGAAGCGATGCTGCTCCGGCATGGCCAGCAACGCGTCGAGCGCCCGCCGGCTTATAAGGCGGAAATCCCCCGAGTCGGGTGGAATTGGCGTATCGCTAAGCCGCATCAGAATCCGATAAAACAGAGCCGCGCTTGATTTCTTGAACATATTGTCGCCATGGCGTCGAACCCGCTGGCCATAGACGACGTCATAACCGTCGTCCATTTGCGCCATCATTTTCGGTAGCAACTCGGGCGGATCCTGAAGATCGGCGTCGAGAACAAAAATACGCTCACCCTGGGCCATGCAGAGCCCGGCCGTCAGCGCAAGCTGGTGACCATGGTTGCGAGATAGATTTACGCCAACGATTCGCTCGTCTGCCGACACCAAAGATTCGATCGTCGGCCAAGTGCTATCGCGCGAACCGTCATTGACCAAGATCAGCTCGTAACCGCCCGGCACCAGGTCCTCGCAGACGGCCGTGACCCGTCGATGCAACTCGGCCAAACACTCCGCCTCATTGAAACAAGGAACCACCACAGAAAGCTTGTGCACACCCTCACCTGTTCGGCCACGGTAATACTACGTACGTCATCCCGTGCGGTCGATCATATGCCAAACCATCTTTTTCACACGGACGGACGCAAAGATCGATGATGAGTGTCGGCGTCGAAGGCAACCGATTGGATCATCACGGTCAATCACGGCTCGGCCCGAGACTCGGCGACATACTTCTCGAGTTCGCTGATTAATTCGGCGCCCCGCGCCGTATCGACGAACG
It contains:
- a CDS encoding glycosyltransferase family 2 protein yields the protein MHKLSVVVPCFNEAECLAELHRRVTAVCEDLVPGGYELILVNDGSRDSTWPTIESLVSADERIVGVNLSRNHGHQLALTAGLCMAQGERIFVLDADLQDPPELLPKMMAQMDDGYDVVYGQRVRRHGDNMFKKSSAALFYRILMRLSDTPIPPDSGDFRLISRRALDALLAMPEQHRFVRGMVSWIGFAQTALSYDREERFAGATSYPIRKMMRFAFDAITGFSIQPLRFASQIGVALGGLGALLVAYILIAWLSGDTVRGWTSLMAVVLVLGSVQMVVLGVMGEYLGRLYMQAKNRPLFLIQDIACRGRVDISNAERLGYVAATQAPGSETEDPFKAGATGQQAEAPSERRGRAGG